The Stomoxys calcitrans chromosome 3, idStoCalc2.1, whole genome shotgun sequence genome includes a region encoding these proteins:
- the LOC106092079 gene encoding protein TIPIN homolog translates to MSIFGDEGGIEDLLNDNIPGGDGEENDQLFGDDEAQEAGEGVEGATPSAEGAVKVQPKKRAVLNPRPRLTVETLRGSRGIHTIEDYFKDITFKGKGNEKQDLDEVLRRLQHWGHRMYPTYKFDDILANIERLGKKKTLQVHMSRYRLGMLEKAHGEMHDGIEDADEDGAEGAAPDEPFDEFDALLDEQIAISKIAPRTPASNSSKFGGSNANASMASTSSSFATPSFSRGNAIISTPYSGIHNLHDTSDLATPLPPSQPSTPSAKQQLTAEQMARIAENRRLAQERLAAKKLAAAAAAHQHVQEDHPSTEE, encoded by the coding sequence AtgtcaatttttggcgatgaaggtgGAATTGAGGATTTGTTAAATGACAATATACCTGGGGGAGATGGAGAAGAAAACGACCAATTATTTGGAGATGATGAGGCCCAAGAAGCTGGTGAAGGCGTAGAAGGTGCAACACCATCTGCGGAAGGAGCAGTGAAGGTGCAGCCCAAAAAGAGGGCTGTGCTTAATCCAAGACCTCGCCTTACTGTGGAAACTCTTCGCGGCTCTAGAGGTATACATACAATTGAGGATTACTTCAAGGACATAACATTCAAAGGTAAGGGTAATGAAAAGCAGGATTTGGATGAAGTTTTGAGAAGACTACAACATTGGGGACATCGCATGTATCCCACATACAAATTTGATGATATTCTGGCAAATATTGAACGTTTGGGTAAGAAAAAGACGCTACAAGTACACATGTCTCGATATAGGCTAGGAATGCTTGAGAAAGCTCACGGTGAAATGCATGACGGTATTGAAGATGCAGATGAGGATGGGGCCGAAGGGGCAGCACCCGATGAGCCTTTTGATGAATTCGATGCATTGCTAGATGAACAAATAGCCATCTCAAAAATTGCTCCACGTACTCCGGCTAGtaattcatcgaaatttggagGTTCAAATGCCAATGCTTCTATGGCCAGTACCTCTTCGTCTTTTGCTACTCCATCGTTTTCCAGAGGGAATGCAATTATTTCCACACCTTACTCAGGCATACATAATTTGCATGATACAAGTGATCTTGCCACACCATTGCCTCCAAGCCAGCCATCAACACCAAGTGCAAAGCAACAACTAACTGCTGAGCAAATGGCCCGTATTGCCGAAAATAGACGATTGGCTCAAGAGCGTCTAGCCGCAAAAAAgttggcagcagcagcagctgctcACCAACATGTACAGGAGGATCACCCATCGACGGAAgaataa
- the LOC106092046 gene encoding protein SERAC1, which yields MNSLRRYPKTLGGVGILTTGLILYDKRRVQKLISKFVDNNNGGAGDKKPESEYIYIKYHIYRESMRRLKKQEEEDKKWISVIVNPIGKWWKALKHSVAWRLLDIAQNGSHHDRLKAVRQLASIDHLKDWDFRHLAQLCDARTAVSLARCGADKRWFVPVHMKGCIKNPKLVLSELHDLLSHMKSKSPCVNHFFKKYFPEQDPLEDVCEFFTQEHPVTFNVHEIDLLKEIVSFLHHVTKDPEFAQQIIKEGGLVHLMELSKIFADDNETLSTLCKVLANLSLVKDSVEHFFVSGWIGILAEWQQCPDLRLQVISAKTMANLDHDDPNFTVYPPNVYPLHPRLRTRTKPKADIVFIHGLLGGVFITWRQKDRKPTELGLYGKNAFYTSETDDVFLVGEQRRLNLKKNGNGNGKSKQNVTKNDDTGIASQPKDIEAGIEKKKILKANMKAESKPIQISDSATKEFVETLRSEAELEKDWEVVHPDIPLAANENCSGEFSVSGPEWKNQDSQEDYTNCWPMEWLPDDHPNTRIIGIDYTSAVTEWSANFTKYCPCEKGQGHIQTRANTLLERISLADVGNDRPVVWIGHSMGGILTKLILMNAKDSKDPKVQQIAKNTSSIVFLGTPHRGSPIAKWKQHMQMLLSPSIEVKELEENNPRLLELHERFMNCLHTSFRNVKIVSIAEGNPTMLTSFKFPLRIVTEESARINYGDFYVLKDDHLSLSKPIFRQSFLYKRLLQVIDETVNEKTDPALKNPLPSKKMEITPQKLPTQVPSLVQQAKDIFSLLPQLVFKFSTT from the exons ATGAACAGTCTACGCCGTTATCCAAAAACTCTCGGAGGTGTTGGCATATTGACCAC TGGCCTCATTCTTTACGATAAACGTAGagttcaaaaattaatttcgaaATTTGTGGACAACAATAATGGCGGTGCTGGCGACAAGAAACCCGAATCCGAATACATTTACATCAAATATCACATCTACCGGGAGTCTATGCGCAGATTGAAGAAACAAGAGGAAGAAGATAAGAAATGGATCAGTGTTATTGTTAATCCCATTGGCAAATGGTGGAAAGCGCTTAAGCACTCGGTAGCATGGCGTCTATTGGATATAGCACAGAATGGCAGTCACCATGATCGTTTAAAGGCCGTAAGGCAATTGGCCAGCATTGATCATTTGAAGGATTGGGATTTTCgccacttggcacaattgtgtGATGCCCGTACAGCCGTATCATTGGCCCGTTGTGGTGCAGACAAACGCTGGTTCGTTCCTGTTCATATGAAAGGTTGTATAAAGAATCCCAAGTTGGTGTTGTCCGAATTGCATGACTTGCTTTCGCATATGAAATCAAAGTCACCATGCGTcaatcatttctttaagaagtaTTTTCCCGAACAAGATCCTTTG GAGGATGTGTGTGAATTCTTTACGCAAGAACACCCGGTTACTTTTAATGTACACGAAATTGATTTGCTCAAGGAAATTGTATCATTTTTACATCATGTCACCAAAGACCCTGAATTTGCGCAACAAATTATTAAAGAAGGTGGATTGGTTCATTTAATGGAACTGTCAAAAATATTCGCTGATGATAATGAAACTTTGTCCACCCTGTGCAAAGTGTTGGCGAATTTATCTCTGGTCAAAGACAGTGTGGAGCATTTCTTTGTGAGTGGTTGGATTGGAATATTGGCTGAATGGCAACAATGTCCCGATTTAAGACTACAAGTGATCTCTGCCAAAACTATGGCTAATCTGGACCATGATGATCCCAATTTCACCGTCTATCCCCCCAATGTGTATCCCTTGCATCCCCGACTAAGAACTCGCACTAAACCCAAGGCCGATATTGTGTTTATACATGgacttttgggtggtgtttttataaCATGGCGTCAAAAGGACCGCAAACCCACAGAACTGGGTTTATATGGTAAAAATGCATTCTACACCAGCGAAACGGACGATGTTTTTCTTGTTGGCGAGCAAAGGCGCTTGAACTTGAAAAAGAATGGCAATGGAAATGGCAAAAGTAAGCAAAATGTGACGAAAAACGATGACACTGGTATTGCTTCTCAGCCCAAGGATATCGAAGCAGGAATAGAAAAAA aaaaaattcttaaagCTAACATGAAAGCTGAAAGCAAACCAATACAGATTAGTGATAGTGCTACCAAAGAGTTTGTAGAGACATTGCGCAGTGAAGCTGAATTAGAGAAAGATTGGGAGGTCGTACATCCAGATATCCCGCTAGCTGCAAATGAAAACTGTTCTGGCGAATTCAGTGTTTCTGGCCCGGAATGGAAAAATCAAGATAGTCAGGAAGATTATACAAACTGTTGGCCAATGGAATGGCTGCCCGATGATCACCCCAACACAAGAATTATTGGTATTGACTACACATCCGCGGTTACAGAGTGGTCGGCAAACTTCACCAAATATTGCCCATGTGAAAAGGGTCAGGGCCATATACAAACCCGAGCAAATACTCTTTTGGAACGCATTTCCTTGGCGGATGTTGGCAACGACAGGCCCGTTGTATGGATTGGCCACTCTATGGGtggaatattaacaaaattgATTCTAATGAATGCCAAAGACAGTAAAGATCCTAAGGTGCAACAAATAGCCAAAAATACCAGCAGTATTGTATTCCTGGGAACTCCCCATAGAGGCTCTCCCATTGCCAAATGGAAACAGCATATGCAAATGCTTTTGTCTCCCTCGATTGAAGTCAAAGAGCTGGAGGAGAACAACCCTCGCCTTTTGGAATTGCACGAACGATTCATGAACTGTCTGCACACATCTTTCCGCAATGTCAAAATTGTAAGCATAGCTGAAGGAAATCCCACAATGCTAACATCGTTCAAATTTCCTTTGCGCATTGTAACCGAAGAGTCTGCTCGCATAAACTATGGCGACTTCTATGTTCTAAAAGATGATCATCTAAGCTTATCAAAGCCTATATTCCGCCAATCGTTCCTTTACAAACGCCTCTTACAAGTTATAGACGAAACTGTGAATGAAAAGACCGATCCCGCCTTGAAAAATCCACTGCCCAGCAAGAAGATGGAAATAACACCACAAAAATTGCCCACACAAGTCCCTAGCTTGGTGCAACAAGCGAAGGATATATTTTCACTGCTTCCTCAGCTGGTTTTCAAATTCTCAACAACATAA
- the LOC106092051 gene encoding sorting nexin-29 — protein MSDMPKDDLTSAETSSKKHEECIANEEFSALPEDFFSSNPIPTFHQRKHEIFKRLQILISDCKARYSGRKELATETDECISDLVATLDIAFQYGIKQQQMPNFVVSAASLFHNMQEIVTGSSPKATNTTTISTDTYFWDFCKKFLTAHEKQRFEQLKQTWTKWGRGKSFIRASLNEHSLHRYILTWLSEKPLLCSYYSHWSLLLDEKIANSLPELIKSLDQVLFALTVDKTELNSPIKMFDQNQDVAKEEPVIYAPMPIKVGPKNKGKSSIVERPIATLNSTEDLLNMIHKDSVKREEYLVEEEDIISLDDTLQTDPIEPELEFLREPLPEFKLSSNSLSDADCAIEAKSEASSHCSSKYSNNNYIPDQCNDATHKILEEQLKEVNERCSLLETRVAQLNLENRQLIRRLKKHFEDSGIDPSSSFATNFLITIPNVKLSKSKHGPSSYHEYEIHITMKQNLEHWSLLRRYSDFNKLHKSLLKTHPWVSTVEFPPKKRFGNMNARFVEERRQQLQIYLLNLVETLPQLEACKSKNELQKVFPFLKER, from the coding sequence ATGTCCGACATGCCAAAGGATGATTTAACCAGTGCGGAAACATCTAGCAAAAAGCATGAAGAATGCATAGCCAATGAAGAATTCTCTGCGCTTCCCGAAGATTTTTTCTCTTCCAATCCCATACCAACATTCCACCAAAGGAAACATGAAATATTCAAACGATTACAAATTCTGATATCCGATTGCAAAGCACGTTACAGTGGTCGAAAAGAATTGGCTACTGAAACAGATGAATGCATTTCTGATCTTGTCGCAACTTTAGACATCGCGTTCCAGTATGGTATAAAGCAACAGCAAATGCCGAATTTTGTGGTATCGGCAGCTAGTCTCTTCCATAACATGCAGGAAATTGTTACGGGATCAAGTCCCAAGGCAACTAACACAACCACAATTTCCACTGATACttatttttgggatttttgcAAGAAATTTTTAACTGCTCACGAAAAGCAACGATTTGAACAGTTAAAGCAGACCTGGACCAAATGGGGTCGAGGAAAATCATTCATTCGCGCCTCTCTAAATGAACACTCTCTCCATAGATATATTTTGACATGGTTGTCTGAAAAACCACTGCTGTGCAGTTACTACAGCCACTGGTCGCTTTTACTAGATGAGAAAATAGCTAATTCCCTTCCAGAACTAATAAAATCATTGGACCAAGTATTATTTGCTTTGACAGTGGACAAAACCGAGCTGAATTCCCCAATTAAGATGTTTGATCAAAACCAAGATGTAGCTAAAGAAGAACCTGTTATCTATGCCCcaatgcccataaaagttggTCCCAAAAACAAAGGAAAGTCTAGTATAGTAGAAAGGCCGATTGCAACATTAAATTCTACTGAAGACTTGCTGAATATGATTCACAAAGATTCAGTTAAGCGCGAGGAATATTTGGTAGAGGAGGAGGATATAATATCGTTAGATGATACACTCCAAACGGATCCCATCGAACCAGAACTAGAGTTTCTCAGAGAACCCTTGCCGGAATTCAAACTTTCTTCGAATTCCCTTAGCGACGCCGACTGTGCTATCGAGGCCAAAAGTGAGGCATCGTCACACTGTAGCAGCAAATATTCCAATAACAACTACATTCCAGATCAATGCAATGATGCCACTCACAAGATACTCGAAGAACAACTTAAAGAAGTTAATGAAAGATGTTCTTTGCTTGAAACTAGAGTGGCTCAATTAAATTTGGAAAACCGTCAATTGATTCGACGGCTAAAAAAGCATTTTGAAGATTCCGGCATTGACCCATCGTCTTCGTTTGCCACGAATTTTCTTATAACAATACCCAATGTTAAGCTGAGTAAATCTAAACATGGACCTTCCAGCTATCATGAATACGAAATACATATCACAATGAAACAAAATCTTGAACACTGGTCGCTGTTGCGTCGCTACAGTGATTTCAATAAACTTCACAAATCTCTGCTGAAAACACATCCGTGGGTATCGACCGTGGAATTTCCTCCAAAGAAACGTTTTGGCAACATGAATGCCCGATTTGTCGAGGAGCGTAGACAGCAGCtgcaaatttatttattgaatCTCGTCGAAACGTTACCCCAACTAGAGGCTTGCAAATCCAAAAATGAACTACAAAAAGTATTTCCCTTCCTAAAAGAGCGATAA
- the LOC106092105 gene encoding thioredoxin-1 yields MVSIIKNIEDFEKKMANAGDKLVVLDFYATWCGPCKDMDPHVRKLTQKHKDQVIALKINVDKFEEIADYYKVKSMPTFVFIKNKKRLSSFAGADEILLKERIEKLIK; encoded by the coding sequence ATGGTGTccattataaaaaatattgaagattttgaaaagaaaatggCCAATGCAGGCGATAAGTTGGTTGTTCTCGACTTTTATGCCACCTGGTGTGGTCCTTGTAAGGATATGGATCCTCATGTGCGTAAATTGACGCAAAAGCATAAAGACCAAGTGATAGCGCTAAAGATCAACGTTGATAAGTTCGAAGAAATCGCCGACTATTATAAAGTAAAAAGTATGCCAACATTTGTCTTCATCAAAAATAAGAAACGTTTGTCCAGCTTTGCGGGAGCCGACGAAATACTGTTGAAGGAGAGAATTGAGAAGCTAATAAAGTAG